A genomic region of Eucalyptus grandis isolate ANBG69807.140 chromosome 5, ASM1654582v1, whole genome shotgun sequence contains the following coding sequences:
- the LOC104443718 gene encoding 21 kDa protein — MAKAKPSLSFLFLFHILFFTALLEPSNSQPAKAPSTDFIKSSCRSTHYPALCVQCLSGYAASVQQDPRQLARAALQVSLARASAAASHIGRLSRLRGITPRESQAVQDCVQNVGHSVSRLSQAIDELGQMGGQAAAAAAFDWHMSNAQTWVSGALTDENTCLDGFARPGMDGAAKKAVQGQVLQLAQVVSNALALVDRYGSRHRGAKGQP; from the coding sequence ATGGCCAAAGCAAAACCatccctctccttcctcttcctcttccacaTCCTCTTCTTCACAGCGCTCCTCGAACCGTCCAACTCTCAGCCCGCGAAAGCTCCCAGCACGGACTTCATCAAGTCCTCCTGCAGGTCCACCCACTACCCGGCGCTCTGCGTCCAGTGCCTCTCTGGCTACGCCGCCTCCGTCCAGCAGGACCCCCGCCAGCTCGCCCGGGCCGCTCTCCAGGTCAGCCTCGCCCGGGCCAGCGCCGCCGCATCCCACATCGGGCGCCTGTCCCGGCTCCGGGGCATCACGCCCCGGGAGTCCCAGGCCGTGCAGGACTGCGTCCAGAACGTCGGCCACAGCGTGAGCCGGCTGAGCCAGGCGATCGACGAGCTCGGCCAGATGGGAGGCCAGgcggccgccgccgcggcgTTCGATTGGCACATGAGCAACGCGCAGACGTGGGTGAGCGGGGCCCTCACCGACGAGAACACGTGCCTCGACGGGTTCGCGAGGCCCGGCATGGACGGGGCCGCGAAGAAGGCGGTGCAGGGGCAGGTGCTGCAGCTGGCGCAGGTGGTGAGCAACGCTCTGGCCCTCGTGGACAGGTACGGGTCGAGGCACCGCGGGGCCAAAGGGCAGCCGTAG
- the LOC104443719 gene encoding 21 kDa protein, giving the protein MAKAKPSLSFLFLFHVLLFFAALLEPSNSQPATASNTAFIKSSCRSTRYPALCVQCLSGYAASVQQDPRQLARAALQVSLARARAAASHVGRLSRLRGITTRESQAVQDCVQNVGNSVSRLSQAIDELGQMGGQGAAGEAFDWHMSNVQTWVSGALTDENTCLDGFARSDMDGSVKNSVRGQVGELAQVVSNALALVDRYRSRHRGAKGQP; this is encoded by the coding sequence ATGGCCAAAGCAAAAccatctctctccttcctcttcctcttccacgTCCTCCTCTTCTTCGCGGCGCTCCTCGAACCATCGAACTCACAGCCCGCGACAGCTTCCAACACGGCCTTCATCAAGTCCTCCTGCAGGTCCACGCGCTACCCGGCGCTCTGCGTCCAGTGCCTCTCTGGCTACGCCGCCTCCGTCCAGCAGGACCCCCGCCAGCTCGCCCGGGCCGCGCTCCAGGTCAGCCTCGCCCGGGCCCGCGCCGCCGCGTCCCACGTTGGGCGCCTGTCCCGGCTCCGGGGCATCACGACCCGGGAGTCCCAGGCCGTGCAGGACTGCGTCCAGAACGTCGGCAACAGCGTGAGCCGGCTGAGCCAGGCGATCGACGAGCTCGGCCAGATGGGAGGCCAGGGGGCCGCTGGGGAGGCGTTCGATTGGCACATGAGCAACGTGCAGACGTGGGTGAGCGGGGCCCTTACCGACGAGAACACGTGCCTCGACGGGTTCGCGAGGTCGGACATGGACGGGAGCGTGAAGAACTCGGTGCGGGGGCAGGTGGGGGAGCTGGCGCAGGTGGTGAGCAACGCGCTGGCCCTCGTGGACAGGTACAGGTCGAGGCACCGCGGGGCCAAGGGACAGCCGTAG
- the LOC104443720 gene encoding 21 kDa protein, whose product MAKAKSSLSILFLFHVLFFTAHLEPSNSQPSTATNADFIKSSCGATRYPTLCVQCLSGYAATVQQDFRLLARAALQVSLDRANAACSYVGRLSQYHGIKPRESQAVQDCVQIVGHSVSQLSQSIDELGQMGGQGTAGTAFDWHMSNLQTWVSGALTDESTCLDGFARSDMDGSVKNSVRGQVVELTQVVSNALGLVNSYGSKHRRAKGQP is encoded by the coding sequence ATGGCCAAAGCAAAATCATCTCTCtccatcctcttcctcttccacgTCCTCTTCTTCACGGCCCACCTCGAACCGTCGAACTCACAGCCCTCGACGGCTACCAACGCGGACTTCATCAAGTCCTCCTGCGGGGCCACCCGCTACCCGACGCTCTGCGTCCAGTGCCTCTCTGGCTACGCCGCCACCGTCCAGCAGGACTTCCGCCTGCTCGCCCGGGCCGCGCTCCAGGTCAGCCTCGACCGGGCCAACGCCGCTTGCTCCTACGTGGGCCGGCTGTCCCAGTACCACGGCATCAAGCCCCGGGAGTCCCAGGCTGTGCAGGACTGCGTGCAGATCGTCGGCCACAGCGTGAGCCAGTTGAGCCAGTCGATCGACGAGCTCGGCCAGATGGGAGGCCAGGGGACCGCGGGGACTGCATTCGATTGGCACATGAGCAACTTGCAGACATGGGTGAGCGGGGCCCTTACCGACGAGAGCACGTGCCTCGACGGGTTCGCGAGGTCAGACATGGATGGGAGCGTGAAGAACTCGGTGCGGGGGCAGGTGGTGGAGCTGACGCAGGTGGTGAGCAACGCGCTGGGCCTCGTGAACAGTTACGGGTCGAAGCACCGCAGGGCCAAAGGACAGCCTTAG